The Candidatus Firestonebacteria bacterium RIFOXYD2_FULL_39_29 genome includes a region encoding these proteins:
- a CDS encoding transcriptional regulator, with the protein MEWKETEVLEFKKSTSELKEAVISIVAILNKHKNGKVYFGIKNNGDVIGQAIGSATQRDISQAISNHIEPKIYPLIKAVNIKGKSCIKVEFQGEDVPYHAYGRVYIRVADEDKQLSPYEIRRAVLKKHIDNSKWESGYSEYGIRRVNVKVVKDLIRKANIAKRIDFKFNDVEAVLAKLDLIRNGRLLKAAEPLFCNKNSFEVQAAVFAGVDKITFLDINKITGNLFDILEKSEAYVREHINWGVKFGKLEREEIPEIPVKAIREALVNSLCHRDYSVPKGNEIAIFKNRVEIYNPGGFPDELSPKDYILGKERSILRNPLIAEVFYKAKEIEKWGSGIKRIYDECKVNNVKVEFQILKTGFLVVFYRNASSKYLKETAQNLPRNRPETAQKIIDEILKNPYITRGKLAAEIGISEDRVKHQVSALRKQGVLKRIGGDKGGHWEVIK; encoded by the coding sequence ATGGAATGGAAAGAGACGGAAGTACTGGAGTTTAAAAAGTCCACTTCTGAGCTAAAAGAGGCGGTCATTTCTATCGTCGCTATTTTAAATAAACATAAAAACGGCAAGGTGTATTTCGGCATTAAGAATAATGGCGATGTAATCGGTCAAGCAATTGGCTCAGCTACCCAAAGAGACATTTCACAAGCAATTTCAAACCATATTGAACCTAAAATATATCCTTTGATTAAAGCTGTAAATATTAAAGGCAAATCCTGTATCAAAGTTGAATTTCAAGGCGAGGACGTTCCTTATCATGCATACGGACGTGTTTATATCCGAGTTGCCGATGAAGATAAGCAGTTAAGTCCTTATGAGATAAGAAGAGCTGTTTTAAAAAAGCATATTGATAACTCCAAATGGGAATCTGGATATTCTGAGTATGGTATCAGGCGAGTCAATGTAAAAGTTGTAAAAGATTTGATTAGGAAAGCAAACATAGCCAAAAGAATAGATTTCAAGTTTAATGATGTTGAAGCAGTCCTTGCCAAGTTGGATTTGATACGCAACGGAAGGTTATTGAAAGCAGCGGAGCCGCTGTTTTGCAATAAAAATTCTTTTGAAGTGCAAGCCGCAGTTTTTGCCGGTGTTGATAAGATAACATTTCTGGATATAAACAAAATCACCGGTAATTTGTTTGATATTCTGGAGAAATCTGAGGCCTATGTACGAGAGCATATTAATTGGGGCGTAAAATTCGGCAAGCTTGAACGCGAGGAAATCCCTGAAATACCTGTCAAGGCTATAAGAGAAGCCTTAGTCAATTCATTATGTCACAGGGATTATTCTGTCCCTAAGGGTAATGAAATTGCAATATTTAAAAACAGGGTTGAAATATATAATCCCGGAGGATTTCCAGACGAGTTGTCACCGAAAGATTATATTCTTGGTAAAGAAAGGTCTATCTTAAGGAATCCACTGATTGCAGAAGTATTCTATAAGGCAAAAGAAATTGAAAAGTGGGGTTCAGGTATTAAGCGCATCTATGATGAATGCAAGGTAAATAACGTTAAGGTCGAGTTTCAGATTCTTAAAACAGGATTTTTGGTAGTATTTTACAGGAATGCGTCGAGCAAATATTTGAAAGAAACCGCCCAGAACTTGCCCAGAAACCGCCCAGAAACCGCCCAGAAGATAATTGATGAAATTCTAAAGAATCCATACATAACAAGGGGGAAATTGGCAGCAGAAATTGGTATTTCCGAAGATCGTGTAAAACATCAGGTATCTGCTCTAAGGAAGCAAGGGGTTCTAAAAAGAATTGGCGGAGATAAAGGCGGGCATTGGGAAGTTATTAAATAG
- a CDS encoding cation transporter, translating into MIIVALFIILFIVLILPFAIKKVEENLELFLFSMGVLAVSVTSQWSFHIIEEALVEPIKITAAVLIAGLLFRELKGFIEDNVNRMVNLMGLRLFSFLLVFSLGLASSMITAIIAALVLVEVISHLKLDKKHETKLVILSCFSIGLGAALTPIGEPLSTIATAKLKGAPYFAGFWFLATHLWLYIISSLFIFGAIAAYFSGKHLSKGAGLKEKSKEHFKNIVMRTGKIYLFVMALIFLGTGFKPLIDNYIAAISPEILYWINIFSAVLDNATLTAAEIAPSMSLYQIKSALVALLISGGMLIPGNIPNIIAANKLGIKSKDWAKFGIPVGLAVLGFYFIIILLVH; encoded by the coding sequence ATGATTATTGTAGCTTTATTTATAATATTGTTTATCGTGCTGATTCTTCCTTTTGCCATTAAAAAAGTAGAGGAAAATCTAGAACTATTTTTATTTTCAATGGGCGTTTTGGCCGTTTCAGTAACATCACAGTGGTCATTCCACATTATTGAAGAAGCTCTGGTTGAGCCTATAAAAATTACCGCGGCAGTACTTATTGCCGGATTATTATTCCGGGAACTTAAAGGTTTTATCGAAGACAATGTAAATCGCATGGTCAATTTAATGGGATTAAGATTATTTTCTTTTTTGCTCGTATTTTCACTTGGCTTAGCATCCAGCATGATTACTGCAATAATAGCTGCCCTGGTACTCGTAGAAGTGATTTCTCACCTAAAACTTGACAAGAAACATGAAACCAAACTTGTAATTCTATCCTGCTTTTCTATTGGGCTTGGAGCTGCCCTCACCCCCATAGGTGAACCTCTTTCCACAATTGCGACAGCAAAATTAAAAGGTGCTCCGTATTTTGCAGGTTTTTGGTTTTTAGCAACTCATTTATGGCTGTATATAATTTCCTCTTTATTTATTTTTGGAGCAATTGCAGCGTACTTTTCAGGTAAACATCTATCAAAAGGTGCAGGATTAAAAGAGAAGTCTAAGGAACATTTTAAGAACATCGTTATGAGAACCGGAAAGATTTATCTTTTTGTAATGGCTCTTATTTTCCTAGGCACCGGATTCAAACCCCTTATCGACAATTATATTGCCGCAATATCTCCGGAAATACTTTACTGGATAAATATCTTCTCTGCCGTGCTTGACAATGCCACTTTAACCGCAGCTGAAATAGCTCCGAGCATGAGTTTGTATCAAATAAAATCCGCACTTGTTGCGCTTCTTATTTCCGGCGGAATGTTAATACCCGGGAACATCCCCAACATAATTGCCGCAAATAAACTTGGAATTAAAAGCAAAGACTGGGCAAAATTCGGAATTCCGGTAGGACTTGCTGTATTAGGTTTTTATTTTATTATAATACTACTCGTCCATTGA
- a CDS encoding phosphoribosylaminoimidazolesuccinocarboxamide synthase: MSHKALRVTRFHDLEFLKRGKVRDIYDLGDKLLVVSTDRISCFDVVLPTCIPYKGEVLNQLSIFWFKFTKDIVDNHLVTGDSSGFPIELNKYKDELLGRSMIVKKAKPIPIECVVRGYLAGSGWKEYKKTQSVCGIKLPAGLKESCKLAEPIFTPSTKEETGHDINVSEEYVSREIGTETIKMLKEISFKLYKKVGEYAESRGIIIADTKFEFGILNDKIILIDEVFTPDSSRFWLKEKYKEGFSQQSVDKQFVRDYLEKTGWNKMPPAPELPKDIVVKTSLKYIDAFTMLTAEI; encoded by the coding sequence ATGAGTCATAAAGCGTTACGTGTGACGAGATTTCATGATTTAGAGTTTCTAAAAAGAGGAAAAGTAAGGGATATATATGATCTTGGTGATAAGCTTTTAGTTGTTTCTACCGATAGAATATCTTGTTTTGATGTGGTTTTGCCGACCTGTATTCCTTACAAAGGTGAAGTTTTAAATCAGCTGTCTATATTTTGGTTTAAGTTCACTAAAGACATTGTTGATAATCATTTGGTCACAGGTGATTCATCTGGATTTCCAATTGAATTGAATAAGTATAAAGATGAATTATTGGGACGATCAATGATAGTTAAAAAGGCAAAACCTATCCCTATTGAATGCGTTGTCAGAGGTTATCTGGCCGGTTCGGGATGGAAAGAGTATAAGAAAACACAGTCTGTATGCGGGATAAAACTTCCTGCCGGATTGAAAGAATCCTGTAAATTAGCAGAACCTATTTTTACGCCTTCCACAAAAGAAGAAACAGGACACGATATTAATGTCTCAGAGGAATATGTCAGCAGGGAAATTGGAACAGAAACTATTAAAATGCTGAAAGAAATAAGTTTTAAGCTTTATAAAAAAGTAGGTGAATACGCAGAGTCAAGAGGCATTATTATAGCGGATACAAAATTCGAATTTGGGATATTAAATGACAAGATAATTCTTATTGACGAAGTATTTACTCCTGATTCTTCAAGATTTTGGTTGAAAGAGAAATATAAAGAAGGTTTTAGCCAGCAAAGTGTTGATAAACAATTTGTCAGGGATTATCTTGAGAAAACAGGGTGGAATAAAATGCCCCCTGCGCCGGAATTACCTAAGGATATTGTAGTGAAGACAAGTCTAAAGTATATTGACGCTTTTACAATGCTTACTGCTGAGATTTAA
- a CDS encoding HflC protein, with translation MDERELYEAVKSGMKKSSVRLAVIAGAILVGLLLLRPWVQIGAGERGIVLNFGAVQKVVLGEGLHFRIPIVQQVVLMDVKVQKSLTVSAASSSNLQEVSSEVALNYHISPDKANVVYQSLGIEFKERIIDPAVQEVVKGVSAKYSAEELITKRPLVSEEMRKNLAERLLTYNIIVDAFSIVGFSFSKIYLEAIESKQTAEQLALKATRDLDRIKIEAEQTIAAAKAQAESLRLQRANISTDLIELRKIEANLKAIDKWNGVLPQVTGSGAIPFIGVGDVQGRAGK, from the coding sequence ATGGATGAAAGAGAATTATACGAGGCAGTGAAGTCCGGAATGAAGAAAAGCTCTGTCAGGCTGGCAGTGATTGCGGGTGCAATTTTGGTTGGTCTTCTGCTTCTTAGACCATGGGTGCAGATTGGGGCAGGTGAGAGAGGTATAGTCCTTAATTTTGGGGCTGTTCAGAAGGTAGTGCTTGGAGAAGGGCTGCATTTCAGGATCCCTATAGTACAGCAGGTTGTCCTGATGGATGTTAAAGTTCAAAAATCTTTAACAGTTTCTGCTGCTTCCTCCTCCAATCTCCAGGAAGTAAGTTCAGAGGTTGCGCTTAACTATCATATAAGTCCGGATAAGGCAAATGTTGTCTATCAGTCCCTTGGGATAGAATTTAAAGAACGAATAATTGATCCTGCGGTGCAAGAAGTGGTGAAAGGTGTATCCGCTAAATATTCAGCAGAAGAGCTTATCACAAAGAGACCCTTGGTAAGCGAGGAAATGAGAAAAAATCTTGCTGAGAGACTTCTTACATACAATATTATAGTTGATGCATTTTCTATAGTCGGGTTCAGCTTCTCAAAAATATATTTGGAAGCTATTGAATCGAAGCAGACAGCGGAGCAGCTTGCACTAAAAGCTACAAGAGATTTAGACAGGATAAAGATTGAGGCGGAGCAGACGATTGCAGCAGCAAAAGCACAGGCTGAATCCCTAAGGCTCCAAAGAGCGAATATCTCAACTGATCTTATAGAGTTGAGGAAAATAGAGGCAAATCTTAAAGCAATCGACAAATGGAACGGAGTACTGCCGCAGGTCACAGGCAGCGGGGCAATACCATTTATTGGGGTCGGCGATGTACAGGGAAGAGCAGGTAAATAG
- a CDS encoding protease HtpX: protein MNYVKTLILLVLMGVLIVFVGGLIGGKTGVIIAFAFALIFNVGSYWFSDKIVLAMYGAKPALASDAPAAHQILKNLTARMDLPMPKLYIINMEAPNAFATGRDPAHAVVALSPSLLQLLDKHEIEAVIAHELMHIKNRDILVMTIAATLATAIVSIARIAQFASLFGGGRDRENNSGNVISVIALAIIAPLAAMLIQLAISRTREYLSDADSARITNRPNSLISALQKISGYAKKNPTETGTPATSQLFIVNPMKESFIANLFSTHPTLGRRIKNLEKVSRELGQSN, encoded by the coding sequence ATGAATTATGTCAAAACATTGATTTTGTTGGTACTAATGGGAGTTCTGATTGTTTTTGTGGGAGGATTAATAGGCGGTAAAACAGGAGTTATTATTGCTTTTGCTTTTGCTTTAATATTTAATGTCGGCAGCTATTGGTTTTCCGACAAAATAGTTTTGGCTATGTATGGAGCTAAACCTGCTTTGGCTTCGGATGCTCCTGCTGCACATCAGATTCTAAAAAATTTAACAGCGAGGATGGATCTTCCGATGCCAAAGCTGTATATAATAAACATGGAAGCGCCTAACGCCTTTGCTACAGGAAGAGATCCTGCGCACGCTGTCGTTGCGTTAAGTCCGTCGCTTTTACAGCTTCTTGACAAACATGAAATAGAAGCGGTTATAGCACATGAATTAATGCATATAAAAAACCGTGACATTCTGGTAATGACAATTGCCGCAACGCTTGCGACCGCCATAGTTTCTATAGCCAGAATAGCCCAATTTGCCTCGCTGTTTGGCGGGGGTAGAGACAGGGAGAATAATAGCGGAAATGTTATAAGTGTTATTGCTCTGGCGATTATAGCTCCTCTCGCCGCAATGCTTATACAACTTGCAATTAGCAGAACCAGGGAATATCTGTCTGACGCAGATTCAGCAAGGATTACAAACAGACCAAATAGTTTAATCTCGGCGCTGCAAAAGATCTCCGGTTATGCAAAAAAGAATCCTACTGAAACCGGGACTCCGGCTACTTCACAGCTATTTATTGTAAATCCCATGAAGGAGAGCTTTATAGCAAATCTATTCAGCACCCATCCGACACTTGGACGAAGGATCAAAAATCTGGAAAAAGTATCAAGAGAGCTGGGACAATCGAATTAA
- a CDS encoding cytochrome B: MKVLRKLYDWTIHQSKSKKAPFALFSIAFAESSFFPVPPDVLLIPMVIAERKKWFSYASICTLGSVLGGILGYFIGWGLYESVGKAIVDFYNLEAAVKIVGIKFSENAFLTVFTAAFTPIPYKAITIAGGMFLISLEVLIIASIIGRAARFFLVAGALRIYGKKIQELIEKYFNILSMVFMILLIGGFVVLKYFMK, translated from the coding sequence GTGAAGGTATTACGAAAACTATATGACTGGACCATACATCAATCTAAGAGCAAAAAAGCGCCCTTTGCTCTTTTTTCTATTGCGTTTGCCGAGAGTTCATTTTTCCCTGTTCCGCCTGATGTATTGCTTATTCCTATGGTTATCGCAGAAAGGAAAAAGTGGTTTTCATATGCTTCAATATGCACTCTCGGTTCAGTTCTTGGGGGAATACTTGGGTATTTTATCGGCTGGGGTTTATATGAGTCTGTAGGAAAAGCGATTGTGGATTTTTATAATTTGGAAGCAGCTGTGAAAATAGTCGGTATAAAGTTTTCTGAAAATGCTTTCCTGACTGTTTTCACCGCGGCTTTTACGCCTATTCCCTATAAAGCCATAACCATTGCCGGAGGAATGTTTCTTATTTCTCTGGAGGTTTTAATCATAGCCTCTATAATTGGGAGGGCTGCGAGGTTTTTTCTTGTAGCCGGTGCTTTAAGAATATATGGTAAAAAAATACAGGAGCTTATTGAAAAATACTTCAATATACTCTCAATGGTGTTTATGATTCTATTGATAGGCGGTTTTGTAGTGCTTAAATATTTTATGAAGTAG
- a CDS encoding metal transporter: MDKILSFILRQRFMVICFTLVLIIGGIVAWRSLPVDAFPDVTNTQVMILTQAPGLAPVEVERLISTPLEKEMNGLPDTTMVRSLSKEGLSQVVVVFEDNTNVYFARQIVFERIQAAKGSLPEGFEPELGPISTGLGEIFQYTLESKSANLTELRSVQDWIISPQLRSISGVTELNSFGGFVKQYQVIVDPDKLVKYKLTLQVITEALRKNNSTAPANYIVKGEEQIVVRGDGLIRGADDIGNIVVATNDGVPVFVKDVAAIQIGHEIRWGAATRDGKGETVCGMVIMLKDANSKIVVDKVKTEIKKIEERLPNGIKIKPFYDRTDLINACINTVVKALLEGGVLVIIVLFLFLGDVRAASVVCLALPLSALITFIMMRWFGLSANLMSLGGLVVAMGMIVDSSIVIVENIFRHLSEKKGLSAGEKVGVCLRATTEVARPVFFAILITIITKVPLFALQAVEGKMFRPMAFTLIFAMAGSLLISLTIIPVISSYLIKGKSKDEENAVIRWIKRLYLPLLHTAMKFKKITMVISLVVFLISVYLVKFVGTEFLPYLDEGAIVINVVKFPTVSLDESKRIGERVEKLLLGFTEVDNVVTKTGRAEIAEDPMGPEQNDVFITLKPKKYWKAKSKLDLVGQMDKELSKIKGIKLNFSQPIALRVNELISGIKSDVAVKVFGYDLELLAQKAIEIEHVLAGIPGAKDIKVEQVGGFLQLNIEIDRLAISRYGINVSDVNEIIETAIGGKTVSTIYEEDRRVNLAVRFPETYRNSEKAIQNILITSPQGQRIPLGQLAKIKLVEAPNQISRENGMRRVVLEANVRGRDIGSFVAEAQNKIKSIETSLPSGYFIDWGGQFENQQRAMKTLTIVVPIVIFIIFIMLFSAFGSFKPATLVILNLPFSWVGGILTVYFFNITLSVSAIVGFITLFGIAVANGTVLVAYFIQLRREGMALKESVIKGCEVRLRPLLMTSLTAILGLIPVLLASGPGAEIQKPLAAVVMGGLVTSFFLTMVVLPVLYSWFEKEKKSI, from the coding sequence ATGGATAAAATATTGTCTTTTATACTGCGTCAAAGGTTTATGGTTATTTGTTTTACCCTGGTACTCATTATCGGGGGTATCGTAGCCTGGCGGAGTCTGCCTGTTGATGCATTTCCCGATGTAACAAATACACAGGTAATGATTCTAACTCAAGCTCCAGGACTTGCGCCTGTAGAAGTCGAACGCCTCATTTCAACCCCGCTTGAAAAAGAGATGAATGGGCTTCCTGATACGACAATGGTTCGCTCTCTCTCGAAGGAAGGTCTTTCTCAGGTAGTCGTTGTTTTTGAGGATAATACCAATGTCTATTTTGCCAGACAAATTGTCTTTGAACGGATACAGGCGGCTAAAGGCAGTCTGCCTGAAGGCTTTGAACCGGAGTTGGGCCCAATTAGTACCGGACTGGGAGAAATATTTCAATATACACTTGAAAGTAAGAGCGCGAATCTGACAGAGCTTCGGTCAGTTCAAGATTGGATTATCAGCCCTCAACTACGTTCGATATCGGGAGTCACAGAGCTAAACTCATTCGGCGGATTTGTGAAACAGTATCAGGTAATCGTTGACCCTGACAAGCTTGTTAAATACAAACTAACGCTACAGGTTATTACGGAAGCGTTGAGAAAAAATAATTCTACAGCCCCGGCAAATTATATTGTTAAAGGTGAAGAACAGATAGTAGTACGCGGAGACGGGCTCATACGCGGAGCGGACGATATCGGTAATATAGTCGTAGCTACAAATGACGGAGTCCCTGTATTTGTTAAAGATGTTGCAGCGATACAGATAGGGCACGAAATAAGATGGGGCGCAGCAACGCGAGATGGGAAGGGTGAGACAGTTTGCGGCATGGTGATTATGCTAAAAGACGCTAATTCCAAGATCGTTGTTGATAAAGTAAAAACAGAAATAAAAAAAATAGAAGAAAGACTGCCAAACGGTATAAAAATAAAACCGTTTTATGACAGAACAGATCTGATTAATGCATGTATTAATACTGTTGTAAAGGCTTTGCTTGAAGGCGGAGTGTTAGTCATTATAGTACTATTTCTCTTTTTGGGTGATGTTCGCGCGGCAAGTGTTGTGTGCCTGGCACTTCCGCTTTCTGCGCTTATTACTTTTATTATGATGAGATGGTTTGGCCTTTCAGCAAATTTAATGTCCTTGGGCGGTCTTGTTGTTGCAATGGGAATGATCGTTGATTCAAGCATAGTTATTGTAGAAAATATCTTCCGGCATCTATCCGAAAAGAAAGGATTGTCGGCCGGAGAAAAAGTTGGCGTATGCCTTAGGGCAACGACAGAAGTTGCCCGGCCTGTTTTCTTTGCGATATTAATCACTATCATCACCAAAGTTCCTCTTTTTGCCTTACAGGCGGTGGAAGGTAAGATGTTTAGACCTATGGCGTTTACTTTGATATTTGCCATGGCAGGCTCACTTCTAATTTCGCTTACTATTATACCTGTTATAAGCTCTTACCTGATAAAGGGGAAGTCTAAAGACGAAGAAAATGCCGTTATCAGATGGATAAAGAGACTGTACCTTCCTCTTCTTCATACGGCCATGAAGTTTAAGAAAATAACAATGGTCATTTCTCTTGTCGTTTTCCTTATTTCTGTATATTTGGTGAAATTTGTAGGTACCGAATTTTTGCCGTACCTTGATGAAGGTGCAATAGTTATTAATGTAGTAAAATTTCCTACAGTGTCGCTTGATGAATCAAAGCGTATAGGGGAACGGGTGGAAAAACTGCTACTCGGGTTTACTGAAGTTGATAATGTTGTCACGAAGACCGGCCGCGCAGAGATTGCTGAGGATCCAATGGGGCCGGAGCAGAATGATGTGTTTATAACGCTTAAGCCAAAGAAATATTGGAAGGCAAAGTCAAAGCTGGATCTTGTCGGTCAGATGGATAAAGAACTTTCAAAAATAAAAGGAATTAAGTTAAACTTCTCTCAGCCGATAGCGCTCAGAGTAAACGAGCTTATCTCCGGAATAAAGTCGGATGTTGCAGTAAAAGTATTTGGCTACGATCTTGAACTTCTGGCGCAGAAAGCAATTGAAATTGAACATGTGCTCGCAGGGATTCCGGGTGCAAAAGATATAAAAGTGGAGCAAGTGGGAGGATTCTTACAGCTAAATATTGAGATTGATAGATTGGCAATCTCTCGCTATGGAATAAATGTTAGCGATGTGAACGAGATTATTGAAACAGCTATAGGCGGCAAGACCGTAAGTACAATTTATGAAGAAGATCGCAGGGTTAACCTTGCGGTACGTTTTCCTGAGACCTATCGCAATAGTGAGAAGGCAATACAAAATATCCTTATTACATCTCCGCAAGGTCAGAGAATTCCACTGGGACAGTTGGCTAAGATAAAATTGGTAGAAGCGCCAAACCAGATAAGCCGTGAAAATGGGATGCGTAGAGTAGTCCTTGAAGCGAATGTTCGTGGAAGAGATATTGGAAGCTTTGTTGCGGAAGCGCAAAACAAGATAAAAAGCATTGAAACTTCGCTTCCTTCAGGTTACTTCATTGACTGGGGCGGGCAGTTCGAGAATCAGCAGCGTGCGATGAAAACTTTGACGATTGTTGTTCCGATTGTCATATTTATAATATTCATTATGCTATTCTCAGCTTTTGGCTCGTTTAAACCTGCCACGTTGGTTATCCTGAACTTGCCATTCTCCTGGGTAGGCGGCATTTTGACGGTGTATTTCTTTAACATCACCTTGAGTGTTTCAGCCATAGTGGGGTTTATTACGCTTTTTGGTATAGCCGTAGCAAATGGTACAGTGCTTGTGGCTTATTTTATACAACTGCGCCGCGAGGGGATGGCTCTCAAAGAGTCGGTAATAAAGGGCTGTGAAGTTCGGCTTCGACCTTTACTCATGACGAGTCTAACTGCAATATTAGGACTCATTCCTGTCCTATTAGCCAGCGGTCCCGGGGCGGAGATTCAGAAACCGCTTGCTGCCGTAGTAATGGGCGGACTTGTTACATCGTTCTTTCTTACCATGGTAGTGCTTCCTGTACTATATAGTTGGTTTGAAAAAGAAAAAAAGAGCATTTAA
- a CDS encoding methionine synthase produces MYKKKVILGATIGSCVHVAGIFNFLSLARTEGYKSIFLGTSIPIRSLIESIKKTKPDIVAVSYRLTPESVLKVFNELKKGVNEIKTELIFGGTKPVAEIAKKTGIFKKVFTGEESIDEVRNYLKGIKDGKKDKNFADTLVNRINASYPYPLIRHHFGRPTMRETIKGVKLIAESKVLDVLSLGPDQNAQEHFFQPEKIDKKQNGAGGVPLRKPADLKIIYKASRRGNYPLVRCYAGTNDLVKWAKMSVATIRNAWGAIPLCWYGVLDGRSSRNMMKTIEGNQETIRWYAKRNIPVEVNESHQWSLRDAHDSLAVALAYLAAYNAKALGVKHYVSQYMFNTPAGTSPRMDLAKMLAKKEMIESLSGKNFKVYTEVRAGLTSFSSDMDIAKGQLPASGVLSLALQPHIFHVVGFSEGHHAIKAEELIESCKIIHGMLRNTLTDFPELTLDPLVQKRKKELINESRLILKALKLLRGNKKKDAYVDSFVLASAVRIGLFDAPQLKDNSYAKGSINTRILNGCCVVYDDKANKVVTEKERIRKIFRGEGKCVE; encoded by the coding sequence ATTTATAAGAAAAAAGTCATACTGGGTGCGACTATAGGTAGTTGTGTCCATGTCGCGGGTATATTTAATTTTCTAAGTTTAGCGAGAACCGAGGGATATAAATCCATATTCTTAGGCACTTCTATTCCTATAAGGAGTTTAATTGAGTCAATTAAAAAAACAAAACCAGATATAGTTGCTGTGAGTTATCGATTGACTCCGGAATCCGTACTAAAAGTATTTAATGAGTTGAAAAAGGGTGTTAACGAAATAAAAACGGAATTAATATTTGGCGGGACAAAGCCGGTTGCTGAAATAGCCAAAAAAACAGGTATCTTTAAAAAAGTATTTACAGGTGAAGAGTCAATTGATGAGGTGAGAAATTACTTAAAAGGAATAAAGGACGGAAAAAAAGATAAAAATTTTGCCGACACTCTTGTAAATAGAATAAACGCGTCATATCCATATCCTTTAATAAGGCATCATTTTGGAAGACCTACAATGAGAGAAACAATAAAGGGTGTAAAACTGATAGCTGAATCAAAAGTGCTGGATGTATTATCTCTCGGTCCTGATCAAAACGCACAAGAGCATTTCTTTCAACCTGAAAAAATTGATAAAAAACAAAATGGTGCCGGCGGCGTGCCTCTGCGAAAACCTGCTGATTTAAAAATAATTTATAAGGCAAGCAGGCGGGGTAACTATCCCTTGGTTCGATGCTATGCGGGTACAAATGACCTTGTAAAATGGGCGAAAATGTCGGTAGCTACGATACGTAATGCCTGGGGTGCTATTCCCTTGTGCTGGTATGGTGTTCTTGACGGCAGGTCCTCACGCAATATGATGAAAACGATAGAAGGAAATCAAGAAACCATAAGATGGTATGCAAAAAGGAATATCCCGGTAGAAGTAAATGAATCTCATCAGTGGAGTTTGAGGGATGCTCACGACAGCCTTGCGGTTGCTTTAGCTTATCTTGCTGCTTATAATGCAAAGGCGCTCGGGGTAAAGCACTATGTTTCTCAGTATATGTTTAATACTCCTGCTGGGACGTCGCCGAGAATGGATCTGGCGAAGATGCTTGCAAAAAAAGAAATGATAGAAAGCTTGTCAGGGAAGAACTTTAAAGTTTATACAGAAGTTAGAGCCGGATTGACCAGTTTTTCTTCTGATATGGATATTGCAAAAGGGCAGCTTCCTGCATCAGGTGTTTTAAGTCTGGCGTTACAGCCGCATATATTTCATGTTGTCGGGTTCAGCGAAGGACATCATGCTATTAAGGCCGAGGAATTGATAGAAAGCTGTAAAATAATTCACGGAATGCTCAGAAATACACTGACAGATTTTCCTGAACTTACCCTCGATCCTCTTGTCCAAAAAAGGAAGAAAGAACTTATTAACGAGTCCAGGTTGATATTAAAAGCTCTGAAGCTTTTGAGGGGAAACAAAAAGAAAGATGCTTATGTTGACTCATTTGTTCTTGCCTCAGCTGTGAGAATCGGATTGTTCGATGCTCCTCAATTGAAAGATAATTCTTACGCAAAGGGGAGTATAAACACTCGAATATTGAACGGATGTTGTGTTGTATATGATGACAAAGCAAACAAGGTTGTAACTGAGAAAGAAAGAATCAGGAAAATATTTAGAGGAGAAGGTAAATGTGTGGAATAG